A region of the bacterium genome:
AAAAAAGAATTATAAAAAGACTCTAAGTCGATTCTTTTAATTGCAAAATCCTTTGTTTGGCATCAGAAAATTTTGATGCAGCAGGCACTCCCTTGAGAAACTTCTCATAAGCTTTTATTGCTTCATTACGTTTGTTCTGCTTTTCGAGAACTAATCCCAGGTTGTAATAAGCCTGATAGTAGTCAGGTCTTAAGCTGATGGCATACTGAACATATTTAAGCGCTTTTTCGTAATCGCCTGTTTCTTTATAAGCTATAGAAAGCCCCAAATATGCTTCAAAAAAAGTTTCATCATAACTTATTGCCTGATTATAATAATTTATGGCTTCAGTCATTCTTCCTGATGTCAGACAAGAATTTGCTTTAAAATAATAATAATTTGCATCCTGCGAATATGCGGATTTGGCAGCAAATATTATTACTGTAAAAATCAATCCTGCTAACAAATATTTTTTCATTTTTTGCATAAAAAAATTTCTCAATTTCCAGACTTTACATTTATTATTATACATCGTCCAAAAAATTAAGAAATTTTTGTTTTTAGT
Encoded here:
- a CDS encoding tetratricopeptide repeat protein; the protein is MQKMKKYLLAGLIFTVIIFAAKSAYSQDANYYYFKANSCLTSGRMTEAINYYNQAISYDETFFEAYLGLSIAYKETGDYEKALKYVQYAISLRPDYYQAYYNLGLVLEKQNKRNEAIKAYEKFLKGVPAASKFSDAKQRILQLKEST